The proteins below are encoded in one region of Segatella copri:
- a CDS encoding TolC family protein: MNRIKITENRVVACFAAILLLLPGTAVAQHFDAHIAGRKVTLQECFDLAARQNLQMQAGKKSVERAQVMQGTAWELDKTEVSFSQNPATGGESDNGFTFTQSLDFPTVYASRRNQLKAETQAEKSRLNVVNQQLKAEIANTYYQMLYQSHRLQILLRIDSVLERYSKIAEMRYKAGESRQLEYLSADRKCNENRLEMADVKSEIERLQIDLMSQLNTQEPVKPAEENLSAIAAQNLSSYHYQQSADGIYRQDKLIALDKEIKAVKSGFAPSLSLSLRTQCVISSWNPYNIDRSRFAEGNFFGFEIGVGIPLFYGSTKAKVKAAQKNRELAEIEMRQEQTEKERDYRLCTKRLQAASNRLKYYEQNNQAHSAQISKLSAIEYENGEISYIEYVNAIEETIDVLMKHADAINEYNQAVIAIQRLTGMM; the protein is encoded by the coding sequence ATGAACAGAATAAAAATAACAGAAAATAGGGTGGTGGCTTGCTTTGCCGCCATCCTTCTCCTGCTGCCAGGCACAGCTGTAGCCCAGCATTTTGATGCTCATATTGCGGGCAGGAAAGTTACCCTGCAGGAATGTTTCGATTTGGCTGCCCGACAGAACCTTCAGATGCAGGCTGGAAAGAAGTCGGTAGAGCGTGCGCAGGTGATGCAAGGCACGGCTTGGGAGCTGGATAAAACCGAGGTTTCCTTCTCGCAAAACCCAGCCACGGGAGGCGAATCGGACAACGGCTTTACCTTTACCCAAAGCCTCGATTTTCCTACCGTCTACGCCTCGCGCCGCAACCAGCTCAAGGCTGAAACCCAGGCAGAAAAGAGCCGCTTGAATGTGGTCAACCAGCAACTGAAGGCTGAAATCGCCAACACCTATTATCAGATGCTTTATCAGTCTCACAGACTCCAGATATTGCTGCGAATCGACTCTGTATTAGAGCGTTACAGCAAGATAGCAGAAATGCGTTACAAGGCAGGAGAGAGCCGCCAGCTGGAATATCTCTCAGCCGACCGCAAATGCAACGAAAACCGCTTGGAAATGGCTGATGTGAAGAGCGAAATCGAGCGTCTGCAAATCGACCTCATGTCGCAGCTCAACACGCAGGAGCCCGTAAAACCGGCAGAAGAGAATCTCTCGGCCATCGCAGCCCAGAATCTCAGTTCCTATCATTATCAGCAGTCTGCCGACGGCATTTACCGGCAGGATAAACTCATCGCTCTCGATAAGGAAATCAAGGCAGTCAAATCAGGTTTTGCTCCGAGTTTATCCTTATCTTTGCGCACCCAATGTGTCATTTCCAGTTGGAATCCATACAACATAGACCGTTCAAGATTTGCCGAGGGCAATTTCTTCGGTTTCGAGATTGGCGTAGGCATTCCTTTGTTTTATGGTTCTACGAAGGCAAAGGTCAAGGCAGCTCAGAAAAACCGCGAATTGGCTGAAATCGAAATGCGTCAGGAGCAGACAGAGAAAGAGCGTGATTACCGTCTCTGTACGAAGCGCCTGCAGGCAGCATCCAACCGTCTGAAATATTACGAGCAGAACAACCAGGCACATTCTGCGCAAATTTCGAAGTTGAGTGCGATAGAATATGAAAATGGCGAAATTTCGTATATTGAATACGTGAATGCCATCGAGGAAACCATAGATGTTCTGATGAAGCATGCTGATGCGATTAATGAATACAACCAGGCAGTAATCGCCATCCAGCGGCTCACGGGCATGATGTAA
- a CDS encoding MutH/Sau3AI family endonuclease: MAVSEDRKFTKEQVYTLLEGAKGKTLGEVDKSHQFARTLESKKITGIAGDVIEQSVFGYKKDSKQECDIEIDGVLTEVKTTGVRVPKRDQKNANGKTGEAYNVYLGAKEGISITHVTFEPPIQTDFDTSHFWEKTERLLIIFYEYKSYEVVPASGYAKFPIVDYCYNSFSQEEKDKLQNDWEIVSSHLQQVYHDYQDAEKRNEQLVGFTHLLRPNLLLIELVPGFKRTATGSYQKPRYRLKQTFVDYIVRGHFDKSRAKNEIVLKESFSSFAQLDARCHALTLKYKGKTLPELREMLGIDAKVKDISAKCVIRMFGTDCNRLNQISDFNKAGIIAKTITITPQGGRTEDMKLKHIDFEEWADRDVDFEDSDVYDYFCEHSFLCPIFCEYDSKDPSKTVFEGFKRFAFDEEFIENEVRRTWEDSRNLIHRNELEWEYVYDKKGNKRMNNSGSYMGAPNFPKCSEYKVFFRGGANVSTEKTRTESVNGIRMLPQFFWLKGSYIAKKLQEIPYI, encoded by the coding sequence ATGGCTGTATCAGAAGATAGAAAATTTACGAAAGAACAAGTCTATACTCTACTTGAAGGAGCAAAGGGCAAGACTCTTGGTGAGGTTGATAAATCCCACCAGTTTGCTCGTACCTTAGAAAGTAAAAAGATTACAGGTATCGCTGGAGACGTAATAGAACAATCTGTTTTTGGTTACAAAAAAGACAGCAAACAGGAATGTGATATTGAGATTGATGGTGTTCTTACGGAAGTTAAGACCACCGGAGTACGTGTTCCCAAAAGAGACCAAAAGAATGCTAATGGAAAGACTGGTGAAGCTTATAATGTTTACCTAGGTGCAAAGGAAGGTATCAGTATTACACATGTTACCTTTGAACCGCCGATTCAGACTGACTTCGATACATCTCATTTTTGGGAAAAAACAGAACGGCTTTTAATCATCTTCTATGAATATAAATCTTACGAGGTTGTACCTGCCTCCGGTTATGCTAAGTTCCCTATTGTTGACTACTGCTACAATTCTTTCTCACAAGAAGAAAAAGACAAATTACAAAATGACTGGGAGATTGTAAGTAGTCACCTGCAGCAGGTTTATCATGATTATCAGGATGCAGAAAAGCGTAATGAACAACTGGTTGGTTTCACTCACCTTCTTCGTCCAAATCTCTTGCTGATAGAATTAGTTCCAGGATTCAAGCGCACAGCAACAGGCTCTTACCAAAAGCCCCGATATAGATTGAAACAAACTTTTGTTGATTACATCGTACGAGGACATTTTGACAAAAGCAGAGCAAAGAACGAAATCGTACTGAAAGAATCTTTTTCAAGTTTCGCCCAGCTGGATGCTCGTTGCCATGCACTTACATTAAAGTATAAGGGTAAGACTCTGCCTGAGCTAAGAGAAATGCTCGGAATAGATGCTAAGGTCAAGGATATTTCAGCTAAATGCGTTATCCGTATGTTCGGAACCGATTGTAATAGGTTAAATCAGATTTCAGACTTTAACAAAGCTGGTATCATAGCGAAGACCATCACGATTACGCCCCAAGGTGGAAGAACAGAGGATATGAAGCTCAAGCACATCGACTTTGAAGAATGGGCAGATAGAGATGTAGACTTTGAAGATTCCGATGTGTACGATTACTTCTGTGAGCACAGCTTCCTCTGCCCTATCTTCTGTGAGTATGATAGTAAAGACCCGAGCAAGACCGTTTTTGAAGGTTTTAAACGCTTTGCATTTGATGAAGAATTCATCGAGAATGAAGTTCGGCGTACCTGGGAGGATTCCAGAAATCTGATTCATAGGAATGAGTTGGAATGGGAATACGTTTATGACAAAAAGGGTAATAAACGTATGAACAATAGCGGTTCTTATATGGGAGCCCCAAACTTTCCTAAGTGTTCCGAATATAAAGTATTCTTCCGAGGAGGAGCTAATGTTTCGACAGAGAAAACAAGAACAGAAAGTGTGAACGGCATAAGAATGCTTCCGCAGTTTTTCTGGCTCAAGGGTTCATATATTGCTAAAAAATTACAAGAAATTCCATACATATAA
- the dcm gene encoding DNA (cytosine-5-)-methyltransferase, which produces MSKNTIKVVELFAGVGGFRIGLEGASDAYETIWNNQWEPSTKHQDASLVYTARFGSKGHSNQDINTVPTADIPDHDLLVGGFPCQDYSVASTLSRSGGIEGKKGVLWWQIYRILNEKGDNRPSYIFFENVDRLLGSPAKQRGRDFAIILASLADLGYTVEWRVINAAEYGMPQRRRRTYIVGYRENSNVSRQVQELKDWVLYEGVLAKAFPFKPKDKTLSEFEIKGTIKEVSDNFNKEGKDSPFGNAGIMRNRCVYSVDAEAVYDGPVMTLGGNIVDESLVPEEFFIPQDEVARWEYEKGAKKIERTTKEGFKYLFSEGGMAFPDSLDKPSRTIITGEGGAGASRFKHVIKTASGRYRRLIPIELERLNMFPDNHTLHPDVTDARRAFLMGNALVCGIIQQIGKSLYRFIYEKEPVSTHPIDIKRDSQPKLNFGLFSELNPELKINKPKKSYTLDMNKSLLVGFVKEDNTDYFLDGGQTKIYYTGKTKSFPSTVALNKLYYFMPYIKGKGVKDLYLIRIARIGCKAEIHPESNDKDPRLVFELEYLESLPNYMMLKPNIFNTYRNTVLGRVMGEIE; this is translated from the coding sequence ATGTCTAAAAATACAATAAAGGTAGTAGAACTATTTGCAGGTGTAGGAGGTTTCCGCATAGGTTTAGAGGGAGCTTCTGATGCCTATGAAACCATTTGGAACAACCAATGGGAACCATCAACCAAACACCAAGATGCTTCGCTCGTATATACAGCACGCTTTGGTTCAAAAGGTCATAGCAACCAAGATATTAATACAGTACCAACAGCTGATATTCCTGATCATGACTTGTTGGTAGGCGGCTTCCCCTGTCAAGATTATTCTGTAGCTTCAACTCTTAGCCGTTCTGGTGGAATTGAGGGTAAGAAGGGCGTGCTTTGGTGGCAAATCTATCGCATCTTAAACGAGAAGGGTGATAATCGTCCAAGCTACATTTTCTTTGAGAATGTCGACCGTTTGCTCGGTTCGCCTGCCAAGCAACGTGGACGTGATTTTGCAATCATTCTTGCTTCACTCGCAGATTTGGGCTATACGGTAGAATGGCGAGTAATCAACGCAGCAGAATACGGAATGCCTCAGCGCAGACGCCGTACTTATATTGTCGGTTACCGTGAGAATTCAAATGTTTCAAGGCAAGTACAAGAGTTGAAGGATTGGGTGCTTTATGAAGGCGTGCTGGCAAAGGCTTTTCCTTTTAAACCGAAGGACAAAACCCTCTCTGAATTTGAGATTAAAGGAACTATTAAGGAGGTTTCGGATAATTTCAACAAGGAAGGAAAAGACAGTCCATTTGGAAATGCCGGTATCATGCGCAACCGTTGCGTATATTCGGTAGATGCTGAGGCGGTTTATGATGGCCCAGTTATGACACTTGGCGGCAATATCGTTGATGAGTCCCTGGTACCAGAGGAGTTCTTTATTCCGCAAGATGAAGTTGCAAGATGGGAATACGAAAAGGGTGCAAAGAAAATAGAACGCACTACCAAGGAAGGTTTCAAGTATCTTTTCTCTGAGGGCGGAATGGCGTTCCCTGATTCCCTGGATAAGCCTTCACGTACAATCATTACAGGTGAAGGAGGGGCTGGTGCATCACGCTTCAAACATGTCATCAAGACTGCATCAGGTCGCTATCGCCGACTGATACCTATAGAATTGGAGCGTCTGAATATGTTCCCAGACAACCACACCTTGCATCCCGATGTTACGGATGCTCGTCGGGCCTTCCTGATGGGAAATGCTTTGGTGTGCGGAATCATTCAGCAGATTGGCAAGAGCCTTTACCGCTTCATCTATGAGAAGGAACCGGTTTCTACCCATCCGATAGATATTAAGCGTGACTCTCAACCAAAGCTGAATTTTGGCTTATTCTCAGAATTGAATCCTGAGTTGAAAATAAATAAGCCGAAGAAAAGCTACACCTTGGATATGAACAAAAGTCTCTTGGTAGGCTTTGTCAAGGAAGATAATACAGATTATTTCCTAGATGGTGGTCAGACAAAGATTTACTATACCGGTAAGACCAAGTCTTTCCCATCGACTGTTGCGCTCAACAAGCTTTACTATTTCATGCCTTATATCAAGGGCAAGGGTGTCAAGGATTTGTATCTCATCCGCATAGCTCGCATAGGCTGCAAGGCAGAGATTCATCCAGAGTCAAATGATAAAGACCCACGCCTTGTGTTCGAACTGGAATATTTAGAGAGCTTGCCAAACTACATGATGCTGAAGCCTAATATCTTCAACACCTATAGAAACACAGTTCTAGGAAGAGTGATGGGGGAAATAGAATAA
- a CDS encoding CHC2 zinc finger domain-containing protein, which translates to MMEKYEIQKLRELPIEKVAKEMGMKVEHHKALCPFHDDHHASLTFNKIKNSCRCYVCMRNSIGTIDLAMRYLGKDFPAACRWLAEEHQIQLEEDSSSGSSSGDSSSGDNSEKSSFDASRYARFFEHPWLNQAARRFLFEERKIDWRVVKWCRLTSWTDKKGINWLQIPYFDTEGRLIGIQNRNLDYTKKKSSSEGGSSEGNVSSEEKRPGEEKEQDAPRFRFPYGARCSIYNLPVVKRLKTGESLFITEGCSDCWAMLSAGHKAIAIPSATLLKPEDKQLLTDIGRLYQVEFHMFPDQDVPGESLFMQLREMLPQLVHHQLPPGCKDFSEYYLLGPAAPSGSKEPKNK; encoded by the coding sequence ATGATGGAGAAATATGAGATTCAGAAACTGCGCGAACTTCCGATAGAGAAGGTTGCGAAAGAGATGGGGATGAAGGTGGAGCACCATAAGGCGCTCTGCCCCTTCCATGACGACCACCACGCCAGCCTTACGTTCAACAAGATCAAGAATAGCTGCAGATGCTATGTCTGCATGAGGAATTCCATCGGCACCATCGACCTGGCGATGCGATACCTGGGGAAGGATTTCCCGGCGGCTTGCCGATGGCTCGCCGAGGAACATCAGATTCAGCTGGAGGAGGATTCTTCCTCGGGCTCTTCATCCGGTGATTCTTCTTCGGGTGACAATTCGGAGAAATCTTCCTTCGATGCAAGCAGGTATGCTAGATTCTTCGAACATCCCTGGCTCAACCAGGCAGCTCGGAGATTTCTTTTCGAGGAGAGGAAGATTGACTGGAGAGTGGTGAAGTGGTGCCGACTGACTTCCTGGACGGATAAGAAGGGCATCAACTGGCTGCAGATTCCTTACTTCGATACCGAAGGGCGGCTTATAGGAATCCAGAACAGAAATCTAGATTACACGAAGAAAAAATCTTCATCGGAAGGTGGTTCTTCTGAGGGGAATGTTTCTTCTGAAGAAAAAAGGCCGGGCGAAGAAAAGGAGCAGGATGCTCCCCGCTTCCGGTTCCCTTACGGCGCAAGATGCAGCATCTATAACCTGCCGGTTGTGAAGAGACTGAAAACGGGCGAGAGTCTGTTTATTACGGAGGGATGTAGCGACTGCTGGGCGATGCTTTCTGCCGGACATAAGGCGATAGCCATCCCTTCTGCCACGCTTCTCAAGCCCGAGGATAAGCAGCTGCTGACGGATATCGGAAGACTGTATCAGGTGGAATTCCACATGTTTCCCGATCAGGATGTGCCGGGCGAAAGCCTCTTCATGCAACTCAGGGAGATGCTCCCCCAGCTGGTTCACCACCAGTTGCCACCGGGCTGCAAGGATTTCAGCGAATACTATCTTTTAGGGCCTGCTGCACCTTCTGGGAGCAAGGAGCCGAAGAACAAATGA
- a CDS encoding DUF4248 domain-containing protein — protein MEDFINRTYTKKELGLMYFPESMPRTAVNHLMSWIRRCQPLWDELQEMGYEKTCKSFTPKQVKAIIDNLGEPG, from the coding sequence ATGGAAGATTTTATAAACCGCACGTATACGAAGAAGGAACTGGGACTGATGTACTTTCCCGAGAGTATGCCACGCACGGCCGTGAATCATCTCATGAGTTGGATTCGGCGTTGCCAGCCGCTCTGGGATGAATTGCAGGAGATGGGGTATGAAAAGACTTGCAAGTCGTTCACGCCCAAGCAGGTGAAGGCTATTATCGATAACCTCGGGGAACCGGGATAA
- a CDS encoding AbgT family transporter: MYKKVLAYLALSLGIAEVVVILVSWLLTAAMPESFTHSLTSPEGIRWFTGHFVDHLISVWLVWLVLISITIGVVKQSRVLHFDHTQYRQRTALRLMLIELCISAGIMLALTLLPHAILLNAVGTLFPGPFTHSLIPYICFSVMVMSMSYGIMSESIKGISQVYDAMNQGIRLLSPCFLFYILVMQLYTSILYVME; this comes from the coding sequence ATGTATAAGAAAGTATTGGCCTATCTGGCATTATCGTTGGGAATAGCCGAAGTAGTGGTGATTCTGGTTTCGTGGCTGCTTACAGCTGCGATGCCCGAGTCGTTCACCCATTCTCTAACCAGCCCCGAGGGCATCCGCTGGTTTACGGGCCATTTTGTAGACCATCTCATCTCTGTATGGCTCGTCTGGCTGGTGCTCATCAGCATCACCATCGGGGTGGTAAAGCAGAGTAGGGTGCTCCATTTCGACCATACCCAGTATCGCCAGCGCACAGCCTTGCGCCTGATGCTCATCGAGTTGTGCATCTCTGCAGGTATCATGCTGGCGCTCACCCTCTTGCCCCATGCCATTCTGCTGAATGCCGTAGGAACCCTCTTTCCGGGTCCGTTCACGCATAGTCTCATTCCGTACATCTGTTTCTCGGTCATGGTGATGAGCATGAGTTACGGCATCATGAGCGAGAGCATCAAGGGCATCAGTCAGGTTTATGATGCGATGAATCAAGGCATCCGCCTCCTTTCGCCCTGCTTTCTTTTCTACATTCTCGTGATGCAGCTCTATACATCCATCCTCTATGTAATGGAGTAA
- a CDS encoding DUF5932 domain-containing protein, with amino-acid sequence MENFKVIIVEDVPLELKGTEGIFKNDIPEAEIIGTAESEIAYWKLIKQQLPDLVLLDLGLGGSTTVGVEICRQTKEKYPDVKVLIFTGEILNEKLWVDVLDAGCDGIILKSGELLTRGDVASCMRGKKLVFNQPILQKIVDRFKRSVNSQLMRQEALVNYEIDEYDERFLRHLALGYTKEQITNLRGMPFGVKSLEKRQAELVQKLFPDGNHGMGINATRLVVKACELRILDIDHLQADEE; translated from the coding sequence ATGGAAAATTTTAAAGTCATCATAGTAGAAGACGTGCCCCTGGAACTGAAGGGCACAGAGGGTATCTTCAAGAATGATATTCCAGAGGCTGAAATCATTGGTACTGCCGAGAGCGAAATAGCCTATTGGAAACTCATCAAGCAGCAGTTGCCTGATCTGGTTCTGCTCGACCTCGGACTGGGCGGTTCCACCACGGTAGGCGTAGAAATCTGCCGCCAGACCAAGGAGAAGTATCCTGACGTGAAGGTGCTCATCTTTACAGGAGAAATTCTGAACGAAAAACTCTGGGTAGATGTGCTCGATGCGGGCTGCGACGGCATCATTCTGAAGAGTGGCGAACTCCTTACGCGTGGCGATGTAGCGAGCTGCATGAGAGGTAAGAAACTGGTGTTCAACCAGCCTATCCTTCAGAAGATAGTAGACCGTTTCAAGCGGAGCGTAAACAGTCAGCTGATGCGTCAGGAGGCTCTGGTGAATTATGAGATTGATGAGTATGACGAGCGTTTCCTGCGCCATCTTGCGCTAGGCTATACCAAGGAGCAGATAACCAACCTGCGCGGAATGCCTTTCGGCGTAAAGAGTCTGGAGAAGCGACAGGCAGAACTGGTTCAGAAACTCTTCCCTGACGGCAACCACGGCATGGGCATCAACGCCACCCGCCTGGTGGTAAAAGCCTGCGAGCTCCGCATCCTCGATATCGACCATCTGCAGGCAGATGAAGAATAA
- a CDS encoding DUF5112 domain-containing protein has translation MSPSSVLVVATLFLSACSPANKARVDELNEQSYAYHYRNLDSTKVLAERALKLSEDYSSGRAEAYNNLAFVCIAKMDYKGAKGWLRKVEEESDNQIELAIADVQNMRLCQRESHNKDFYAYREKAMRRLRRIREEVNSMPPRESKRVIYAKSEFSIVAATYFYYVGLDEPMLQELNRLDPDELEQDSAQYLNYLYNIGSGGAIVKGTENEINQAEFDRLISCYMLASDPAHPYPYWQANALQSISEHLRKGEVSDFLIRNNLPAFQYLNIEQMPNNLLAGNFAQRALNLFSSYGDVYQTAGANRTLAECFWDIHDYSSALDCLNHALNDNKAIEQAPDLVASIRERLCLVYSAIDDKQQSDYNRNIYLDLQDRSRQDRQLEARAAALDENAQQLNLMIAAVVAMIVLVVVLLYVFDHMKRKKMKNQSMDELLAPLREWSENNTKKINELKDKQEEVQDELNVTRLHIEENKKRNLEQRAKISLVNSITPFIDRMIHEVNRLSEGGESDGVRQERYQYIAELTDKINQYNNVLTEWIQMRQGSLNLRIESFPLQQLFDIVSKGKMSFQMQGVKLDVEPTDAVVKADRILTLFMINTIADNARKFTPEGGKVTISAKVSDFVEISISDTGKGMDEEQLAHVFDRTYTGGHGFGLLNCKGIIEKYKKLSSLFAGCQIKAESKLGEGSRFSFRLPKGIARRTHQLLGIFIMLFVLLSTSVQPCEAKKTNDIRQRHNHHKTNVDANLQRADDFADSAYFSNINRTYQRTLAFADSSRHYLNAFYLSKYPDGKYLMVAHPEVGMAAELSWIRSGLPTNYHVILDLRNECAVAALALHQWSLYQSNNKVYTQLFREISADNTLDNYVHTMQQSENSKTVAVVLLILLLLQLPLAYYLLYYRHVLSYRFAMIEQTKAKRTDEAEQESLKLELMTDELHRAEYENDKLHISNSVLDNCLSTLKHETMYYPSRIRQLIDSQPDDVDSLKELVAYYKSLYSLLSAQAMEQVEGNIKADDFLNRYLVSLMRGNSKDYHTGVAEIPGSAYVRYWIDQQDVVYDAALHAQLFTPLTGDLRYLLCRQIVRELGEITNLRGCGIKACQGDKGCLRIEAVLPARIKWKSLKS, from the coding sequence ATGTCGCCATCATCAGTTCTGGTGGTGGCGACACTTTTTCTTTCAGCTTGTTCTCCTGCGAATAAGGCTAGGGTAGATGAGCTGAACGAGCAATCCTATGCTTATCATTATCGCAATCTTGATTCTACTAAAGTGCTGGCTGAGAGGGCTTTGAAGCTTTCAGAAGATTATTCCTCAGGCCGTGCCGAAGCCTATAACAACCTTGCCTTCGTCTGTATAGCCAAGATGGATTACAAGGGTGCCAAGGGATGGCTGAGGAAAGTTGAAGAGGAGAGCGATAATCAAATAGAACTCGCTATTGCCGATGTTCAGAACATGCGACTCTGCCAGAGAGAATCGCACAACAAAGATTTTTATGCTTATCGCGAAAAAGCGATGAGGCGTTTGCGCAGAATTCGCGAAGAGGTGAATTCCATGCCCCCGAGGGAAAGCAAACGCGTGATTTATGCGAAATCTGAATTCAGTATTGTTGCCGCCACCTATTTTTATTATGTGGGCTTAGACGAGCCGATGCTTCAGGAGCTTAACCGTCTGGACCCAGATGAGTTGGAACAGGATTCGGCACAATATCTCAACTATCTTTATAATATAGGTTCGGGCGGAGCTATCGTCAAGGGAACCGAAAACGAAATCAATCAGGCGGAATTCGACCGGCTGATCAGCTGCTACATGCTGGCTAGCGACCCTGCCCATCCTTATCCTTACTGGCAGGCTAACGCCCTGCAGTCTATAAGCGAGCACCTCAGAAAAGGAGAGGTGAGCGATTTCCTCATACGCAACAACCTGCCTGCCTTCCAGTATCTCAACATCGAGCAGATGCCAAACAATCTGCTGGCAGGCAACTTTGCCCAGCGTGCCCTCAACCTCTTTTCGAGCTACGGAGATGTTTATCAGACTGCCGGAGCCAACCGTACGCTGGCTGAATGTTTCTGGGATATCCATGATTATTCTTCGGCGCTCGACTGCCTGAATCATGCCCTGAACGACAACAAGGCGATAGAGCAGGCACCCGACCTCGTAGCGTCGATACGTGAAAGACTCTGCCTGGTTTATTCGGCTATAGATGATAAGCAGCAGAGCGATTACAACCGCAATATCTATCTGGATTTGCAGGACCGTTCGCGTCAGGATCGCCAGCTTGAAGCACGTGCCGCGGCGCTCGACGAAAACGCCCAGCAGCTCAACCTGATGATTGCTGCCGTGGTGGCGATGATTGTGCTCGTGGTGGTTCTGCTCTACGTTTTCGATCACATGAAGCGCAAGAAGATGAAGAACCAGTCGATGGATGAACTGCTTGCACCTTTGCGTGAGTGGAGCGAGAATAACACTAAGAAAATCAACGAATTAAAAGATAAGCAGGAGGAGGTTCAGGATGAACTGAACGTAACCCGACTGCATATCGAAGAAAACAAGAAACGCAATCTGGAACAACGGGCTAAGATTTCGCTCGTAAATAGCATTACGCCTTTCATCGACCGCATGATTCACGAGGTAAACCGACTTTCCGAAGGGGGCGAAAGCGATGGGGTGCGGCAGGAACGTTACCAGTATATCGCCGAACTCACGGATAAGATTAACCAATATAACAACGTGCTTACGGAGTGGATTCAGATGCGCCAGGGCTCACTCAACCTGCGTATCGAAAGTTTCCCGCTCCAGCAGCTTTTCGATATTGTAAGCAAGGGAAAGATGAGCTTCCAGATGCAGGGCGTGAAACTCGATGTAGAACCTACAGATGCCGTGGTCAAGGCCGACCGCATCCTTACGCTCTTCATGATCAATACCATAGCCGATAATGCCCGCAAGTTTACACCCGAAGGCGGAAAGGTAACCATTAGCGCCAAGGTTTCTGACTTCGTGGAAATCAGCATCTCTGATACCGGAAAGGGTATGGACGAGGAGCAGCTGGCGCATGTCTTCGACCGGACCTATACGGGCGGTCACGGCTTCGGACTGCTCAACTGCAAGGGCATCATCGAGAAATATAAGAAGTTGAGTTCGCTCTTTGCCGGCTGCCAGATCAAGGCAGAAAGCAAGTTGGGCGAGGGGAGCCGCTTCAGTTTCCGTCTGCCTAAAGGCATCGCCCGCCGAACCCATCAGCTGCTGGGCATCTTCATCATGCTCTTCGTGCTGCTGTCGACTTCGGTCCAGCCTTGTGAGGCAAAGAAAACCAACGACATCCGCCAGCGCCACAATCATCACAAGACGAACGTAGATGCCAATCTCCAGCGTGCCGACGATTTTGCAGATAGTGCCTACTTCAGCAATATCAACCGTACCTACCAGCGTACCCTGGCTTTTGCCGATTCTTCGCGCCATTATCTCAACGCGTTCTATCTGTCGAAATATCCCGACGGCAAGTATCTCATGGTGGCTCATCCGGAGGTGGGAATGGCGGCAGAACTCTCCTGGATACGCTCCGGACTGCCAACCAATTATCACGTCATCCTGGACCTGAGAAACGAGTGTGCCGTGGCTGCCCTGGCGTTGCACCAATGGTCGCTCTACCAGAGCAACAACAAGGTTTATACCCAGCTGTTCCGCGAGATAAGTGCCGATAATACGCTCGATAATTACGTGCACACCATGCAGCAGAGCGAGAACTCCAAGACCGTGGCCGTGGTGCTGCTCATCCTGTTGCTGCTGCAGTTGCCGCTGGCTTATTATCTGCTCTATTACCGCCACGTGCTGAGCTACCGGTTTGCCATGATTGAGCAGACCAAGGCTAAGCGTACTGACGAGGCAGAGCAGGAATCCCTGAAACTGGAGCTGATGACTGATGAGCTGCATAGGGCTGAATATGAGAATGATAAGCTTCATATCTCCAATTCCGTGCTCGACAACTGTCTGTCTACGCTCAAGCACGAAACGATGTATTATCCGTCGCGCATCCGCCAGCTTATCGATTCGCAGCCCGATGATGTTGATTCGCTCAAGGAACTGGTAGCTTATTATAAATCGCTCTATTCTCTGCTCAGCGCCCAGGCGATGGAGCAGGTAGAAGGCAACATCAAGGCAGATGATTTCCTGAACCGCTATCTTGTTTCTCTGATGCGCGGCAATTCCAAGGATTACCATACCGGAGTGGCTGAGATTCCGGGTTCTGCCTACGTGAGATATTGGATTGACCAGCAGGATGTGGTCTATGATGCTGCGCTCCATGCCCAGCTCTTCACCCCTCTGACGGGCGATTTGCGCTATCTCCTGTGCCGGCAGATTGTGAGGGAACTGGGCGAGATTACCAATCTGCGCGGCTGCGGCATCAAGGCTTGCCAGGGCGATAAGGGTTGCCTCAGGATAGAGGCCGTGCTGCCGGCACGCATCAAATGGAAAAGTTTAAAATCATAA